A single genomic interval of Spirosoma taeanense harbors:
- a CDS encoding DUF5690 family protein — MTKSFLRHPTVFMLFGATAAFCTYACMYAFRKGITAVTFEGLAFAGISYKIWLITAQVLGYAASKRIGVKVVSEMSPGRRAANILLFIGCAELALLGFALVPAPYNIIFLFLNGLPLGMVYGIMLGFLEGRRQTDALVAGLTASFIFASGFVKTVALTIRADWGVSEFWLPFVTGLLFVPPLLLAVYALTLLPPPTAEDRALRTERRPMDANERRAFVRNFGPGLVLLIASYVLLSAFRDFRDNFGPEILRDAGVENAGIFARTETLVAVGVLIVMALLQRVTNNFRAFMLLNGIMLAGGLLVGVSTWAYSTGLLSPGTWFLLTGLGLYMGYVPCNGLYFERLVAAFRYVSTVGFIVTLADWYGYLGSVAVLLYKNFGQASISFREFFVNGAYILSVVYGVLVILSFLYFRQRYRQEPVVAEPVA, encoded by the coding sequence ATGACAAAATCGTTTCTTCGCCACCCCACCGTTTTTATGCTTTTTGGCGCAACGGCTGCCTTTTGTACGTATGCCTGCATGTACGCGTTCCGGAAAGGGATCACTGCCGTTACATTCGAAGGGCTGGCGTTTGCGGGCATCAGTTACAAAATATGGCTCATTACGGCGCAGGTACTGGGCTACGCGGCTTCCAAACGAATTGGTGTCAAGGTGGTGTCGGAGATGTCGCCGGGACGCCGGGCGGCCAATATCCTGCTGTTTATCGGCTGCGCTGAACTGGCACTGCTGGGATTCGCGCTCGTTCCTGCTCCTTACAACATTATTTTCCTGTTTCTGAACGGCCTGCCGCTGGGTATGGTGTACGGGATTATGCTCGGCTTTCTGGAAGGTCGCCGACAAACCGATGCATTAGTGGCGGGACTGACCGCTTCGTTTATTTTTGCGTCGGGCTTTGTTAAAACGGTCGCTCTGACCATCCGGGCCGATTGGGGGGTGTCGGAGTTCTGGCTGCCGTTCGTGACGGGACTGCTGTTTGTGCCGCCCCTGCTGCTGGCCGTGTATGCCCTGACGCTGCTGCCCCCGCCCACGGCCGAGGACCGTGCCCTGCGCACCGAACGACGACCCATGGATGCCAACGAGCGCCGGGCGTTTGTGCGCAACTTCGGGCCGGGGCTGGTACTGCTCATTGCGTCTTACGTGCTGCTGTCGGCCTTCCGGGATTTTCGAGACAACTTCGGCCCCGAGATCCTGCGCGATGCCGGGGTGGAAAATGCCGGGATTTTTGCCCGCACCGAAACGCTGGTAGCCGTTGGGGTCTTGATTGTTATGGCCCTGCTGCAGCGCGTAACGAATAACTTCCGGGCCTTCATGCTGCTGAACGGGATCATGCTGGCGGGCGGGCTGCTGGTGGGCGTCAGTACCTGGGCGTACTCAACGGGACTACTGAGTCCGGGCACCTGGTTTCTGCTGACGGGGCTGGGGCTGTATATGGGCTATGTACCCTGCAACGGGCTGTACTTCGAGCGGCTGGTTGCTGCCTTCCGTTACGTCAGCACCGTCGGCTTCATCGTAACGCTGGCGGACTGGTATGGCTACCTGGGCAGCGTGGCCGTGCTGCTATACAAAAACTTCGGACAGGCGTCCATCAGTTTCCGCGAGTTCTTTGTAAACGGAGCTTACATCCTGTCGGTGGTATACGGTGTGCTGGTCATCCTTTCGTTTCTCTATTTCCGGCAACGATACCGCCAGGAGCCGGTTGTCGCGGAGCCAGTGGCTTGA
- a CDS encoding serine hydrolase — protein sequence MNVFFLWAALFAGSGIAQSVSAQSSKSTTDAVARYDAYVQQAVRDWRVPGLTVTVVKDGRVLLKKGYGVRELGKPDPVNTQTLFAIASTTKAMTAACLGMLVDEGKLHWDDPVSNYLPDFQLYDAAVTRELRVRDLLIHNTGVGNADFLWTTLQLTPDEILRRMRLIRPVYSLRAGFIYQNIMYLAAGKVIEKAAGMPWETFVRRRIFEPLGMRRTRALFREVTDENRAKPHVISNDTLRIVGSRAEEASVDAIGPAGSVWSCADDLAIWMQCMLDTARVVGGKPLLKPATWAELFRPQTLVPASQFYPTQQLTQPSWTTYGLGWFQQDYRGHRVNFHTGSLTGMIALHGQLPDQKLAVYVQGNLDHAELRHALMFRAFDDFALGSSRDWSAEFRKLYDDLHQSARMTDQRTSNLRVADAKPSLPLTAYTGTYTDPLYGRVDVTLQDSTLQISINNVLTGKLTHWHFNTFRLVYDQFWNGHDSVGFSLNAEGSLVRLSWAGAEFTRTPEAGTKGVAER from the coding sequence ATGAACGTGTTTTTTCTGTGGGCTGCTCTGTTTGCTGGCAGCGGAATTGCCCAGTCTGTATCGGCCCAGTCGAGTAAGAGCACCACCGATGCCGTTGCGCGCTATGACGCCTACGTGCAGCAGGCCGTGCGCGACTGGCGGGTGCCGGGCCTGACCGTAACGGTAGTCAAAGACGGTCGCGTGCTGCTCAAAAAAGGCTACGGTGTCCGCGAACTGGGTAAGCCCGACCCTGTGAATACCCAGACGCTTTTCGCAATTGCATCAACCACCAAAGCCATGACGGCGGCTTGCCTGGGCATGCTGGTGGACGAAGGTAAACTCCATTGGGACGATCCCGTCAGCAATTACCTGCCCGATTTTCAGCTCTACGACGCGGCCGTTACGCGGGAACTGCGGGTGCGGGATCTGCTGATTCATAATACAGGAGTGGGAAACGCAGATTTCCTCTGGACGACCCTTCAGCTAACACCCGACGAAATTCTGCGCCGGATGCGGCTGATCAGGCCCGTCTACTCGCTTCGGGCCGGGTTCATCTATCAGAATATCATGTACCTGGCTGCCGGTAAGGTAATTGAAAAGGCAGCCGGTATGCCGTGGGAGACGTTTGTCCGGCGACGCATATTCGAGCCGCTTGGCATGCGCCGGACCCGGGCGCTTTTTCGGGAGGTTACCGACGAAAACCGGGCGAAACCACATGTCATCAGCAACGATACGCTCCGGATCGTTGGTAGCCGGGCGGAGGAAGCATCGGTGGATGCGATTGGGCCGGCCGGGTCGGTCTGGTCGTGCGCCGATGATCTGGCGATCTGGATGCAGTGCATGCTCGATACAGCGCGTGTGGTGGGTGGTAAACCCCTGCTCAAACCCGCCACCTGGGCCGAGTTGTTCCGGCCGCAGACCCTCGTTCCGGCCAGCCAGTTTTACCCCACGCAGCAGCTGACGCAGCCAAGCTGGACAACCTATGGCCTGGGCTGGTTTCAGCAGGACTACCGGGGCCATCGGGTTAACTTTCATACAGGCAGTCTGACGGGCATGATCGCCCTGCATGGTCAGTTGCCGGATCAGAAACTGGCTGTGTATGTGCAGGGAAATCTCGACCATGCCGAACTGCGCCACGCGCTGATGTTCCGCGCCTTTGACGACTTTGCGCTGGGCAGTAGCCGCGACTGGAGCGCGGAGTTTCGAAAACTTTATGACGACCTGCACCAGAGCGCCAGAATGACCGATCAGAGAACCAGTAACCTGCGGGTGGCTGATGCGAAACCATCGTTGCCGCTAACTGCCTATACCGGCACTTATACGGATCCGCTCTACGGCCGGGTCGACGTCACGCTGCAGGATAGTACACTGCAAATTTCTATCAATAACGTTCTCACCGGGAAACTGACGCACTGGCATTTCAACACGTTTCGGCTGGTGTATGATCAGTTCTGGAACGGGCACGATTCCGTTGGCTTCTCACTCAATGCCGAGGGCAGTCTGGTCCGGCTGAGCTGGGCCGGAGCCGAGTTTACCCGTACGCCCGAAGCAGGTACGAAGGGCGTAGCCGAGCGATAA
- a CDS encoding DUF4142 domain-containing protein: MRKGTIALGLLMAFSATGVSFAQQNSAMTNSGTAMTVGRESKAEFDRMNQKGAAMVAAIQPTSAKLSSADQALMMEVAKGGMMQLEVSKIAVQKASNEEVRQLAQAEVEEQTGLSAKLKEIADAKGVTLPSAPDAETQTKLTQMQGMSGAEFDRTYVSESGVKGHEKLDMVMSKVRSNASDSNLKNIEKAAHPLVKAHLKVSREIMNKMSGNGMSGSR; this comes from the coding sequence ATGAGGAAAGGAACAATTGCTCTGGGACTGCTGATGGCATTTTCGGCGACGGGCGTTTCGTTTGCACAGCAAAACAGTGCGATGACCAATTCGGGTACCGCGATGACGGTAGGCCGGGAAAGTAAGGCAGAATTCGATCGAATGAATCAGAAAGGAGCTGCTATGGTGGCCGCTATTCAGCCGACGAGTGCCAAATTGTCGAGCGCCGATCAGGCCCTGATGATGGAAGTAGCGAAGGGTGGCATGATGCAACTGGAGGTCAGCAAGATTGCGGTTCAAAAAGCGAGCAATGAAGAGGTACGCCAGTTAGCGCAGGCCGAAGTAGAAGAACAGACCGGACTGTCGGCCAAACTGAAAGAGATTGCCGATGCGAAGGGTGTTACGCTGCCCAGTGCGCCGGATGCTGAGACGCAGACGAAGCTAACCCAGATGCAGGGAATGTCGGGTGCCGAATTCGACCGGACATATGTTAGCGAAAGTGGCGTAAAAGGCCATGAGAAACTCGATATGGTGATGAGCAAAGTGCGGTCAAACGCGTCGGACAGCAACCTGAAAAACATCGAAAAGGCGGCTCATCCGCTGGTGAAAGCCCACCTGAAGGTGTCGCGGGAGATCATGAATAAAATGTCGGGTAACGGTATGTCGGGATCGCGCTAA
- a CDS encoding gluconate 2-dehydrogenase subunit 3 family protein, with amino-acid sequence MAGAVGGLISLPAWASGWTSETVRPLNPFLSRSQDELLADLAETIIPATDTPGAKALNVHQFIQKVVADCYDKPSAETFRKGLAAVDELAQKSFGKPFSQGDTTQRIGVLNQLAQSTDADQKNFYSMVKGLTIRGYMSSEYVMTNLTHYEMIPGRYHGCVPVPAKPISQTK; translated from the coding sequence CTGGCCGGAGCCGTTGGCGGCCTAATCAGCCTGCCGGCCTGGGCCAGCGGCTGGACATCCGAAACGGTCCGTCCCCTCAACCCGTTTTTGTCGCGCAGTCAGGACGAGCTGCTGGCCGATCTGGCCGAAACCATTATCCCGGCAACCGACACGCCCGGCGCCAAAGCCCTGAACGTTCATCAGTTTATTCAGAAAGTTGTGGCCGACTGCTACGACAAACCATCTGCCGAAACCTTCCGGAAAGGACTGGCCGCTGTCGACGAACTGGCGCAGAAGTCATTCGGGAAGCCGTTCAGTCAGGGCGACACTACCCAGCGCATCGGCGTTCTGAACCAGCTCGCGCAGTCGACGGATGCGGACCAGAAAAACTTCTACTCGATGGTGAAGGGGTTAACGATTCGGGGCTACATGAGCTCGGAATACGTCATGACCAACCTGACTCATTATGAGATGATACCCGGCCGCTACCACGGCTGCGTTCCGGTTCCGGCCAAACCCATTTCCCAAACAAAATAA
- a CDS encoding GMC oxidoreductase, with the protein MAYLNIDAQAQNTYDAIVIGSGISGGWAAKELTGKGLRTLVLERGRDVRHVTDYPTTMMQPWEFEHRGQLNREVREQNPIISKCYAFYEGTEQFFVKDAEHPYVQEKPFDWIRGYQVGGKSLLWARQTQRWSDFDFTGPARDGFAVDWPIRYADLAPWYSYVERFAGITGNKDGLDTLPDGEFLPPHEWNCVESHFQKQVAARYKDRHVIMGRAAHITQPQPIHLQQGRAQCQHRTICERGCPFGGYFSSNSSTLPWAAKTGKMTLRPHSVVHSIIYDEKLGRATGVRVIDAQTKQMQEFYARIIFLNAAALNSNLVLLNSTSTRFPNGLGNDSGVLGKYVAFHNYRAGVSAQYDGNLDTTTEGRRPNSPYIPRFRNVYKQETDFLRGYAAGFSAGRISRSNQDGLGADLKESLLNPTLGGWYVGSHMMGETIPKESNFVALDSSQKDPFGIPQLKISIAYDDNDEKMVKDYQEQMTEMFTAAGFTNIRVRDDKRNPGLDIHEMGGARMGKDPKTSVLNKWNQLHAVKNVFVTDGASMTSTSTQNPSLTYMAMTARAADYAVKGLKKGLV; encoded by the coding sequence ATGGCATATCTGAATATTGACGCTCAGGCTCAGAATACCTACGACGCCATCGTGATTGGCTCGGGCATTAGTGGCGGCTGGGCCGCTAAAGAATTAACCGGCAAAGGCTTACGTACGCTTGTCCTGGAGCGGGGCCGCGATGTCCGGCACGTAACCGATTACCCCACCACGATGATGCAGCCTTGGGAATTTGAACACCGGGGGCAGCTGAACCGGGAGGTTCGCGAACAGAATCCCATCATCAGCAAGTGCTACGCTTTCTACGAAGGAACCGAGCAGTTTTTCGTCAAGGACGCCGAGCATCCCTACGTACAGGAAAAGCCCTTTGACTGGATTCGGGGATATCAGGTGGGCGGAAAGTCGCTGCTGTGGGCTCGGCAAACGCAGCGGTGGAGTGATTTCGACTTCACCGGACCTGCCCGCGATGGCTTCGCCGTCGACTGGCCAATTCGTTACGCCGATCTGGCTCCCTGGTACAGCTACGTAGAGCGGTTTGCCGGTATTACCGGCAACAAAGACGGCCTGGATACGCTGCCCGACGGGGAGTTCCTGCCTCCGCACGAGTGGAACTGCGTTGAAAGTCATTTCCAGAAGCAGGTGGCGGCCCGTTACAAAGACCGGCATGTGATCATGGGTCGTGCGGCTCACATCACGCAGCCTCAGCCCATTCATCTTCAGCAGGGCCGGGCGCAGTGCCAGCACCGGACGATCTGCGAACGCGGCTGCCCGTTTGGCGGCTACTTCAGCAGCAACTCCTCGACGCTGCCCTGGGCCGCAAAAACGGGTAAGATGACGTTACGTCCGCATTCGGTGGTGCACTCGATCATTTACGACGAGAAGCTGGGCCGGGCAACGGGTGTGCGGGTCATTGATGCCCAGACGAAGCAGATGCAGGAGTTTTATGCCCGCATCATTTTCCTGAATGCAGCCGCGCTGAACTCCAACCTTGTCCTGCTCAACTCGACCTCAACCCGGTTCCCGAATGGTCTCGGTAACGACAGCGGGGTGCTGGGTAAATACGTAGCGTTCCACAATTACCGGGCGGGTGTTTCGGCGCAGTACGACGGCAACCTCGACACCACGACCGAAGGCCGGCGGCCCAACAGTCCCTACATTCCGCGTTTCCGGAATGTGTATAAGCAGGAAACCGACTTCCTGCGGGGCTATGCCGCCGGTTTCTCGGCCGGACGTATTTCGCGTTCCAACCAGGATGGCTTGGGCGCTGATCTGAAAGAAAGTCTGCTGAACCCAACGCTGGGCGGCTGGTATGTTGGCTCGCACATGATGGGCGAGACAATCCCGAAAGAATCAAATTTTGTCGCACTCGATTCGTCGCAGAAAGATCCATTCGGCATCCCGCAACTGAAAATCTCCATTGCCTACGACGATAATGACGAGAAGATGGTGAAGGATTACCAGGAGCAGATGACCGAAATGTTTACGGCGGCCGGCTTCACCAATATCCGCGTTCGCGACGACAAGCGTAATCCGGGTCTGGACATCCACGAAATGGGCGGTGCCCGCATGGGTAAAGACCCCAAAACGTCGGTGCTGAACAAGTGGAACCAGCTTCATGCGGTAAAGAATGTTTTCGTGACCGACGGCGCCAGCATGACCTCGACGTCAACGCAGAACCCATCGCTGACGTATATGGCTATGACGGCCCGGGCCGCCGATTATGCCGTGAAGGGTCTGAAAAAAGGCCTGGTGTAA
- a CDS encoding outer membrane protein assembly factor BamB family protein — MKRLLLPLATLTALALGWSQFHQNPTDTKPNDYTNWGEYLGGPDRSHYSALTQITPENVGKLKVAWTYAAPDSGQIQTNPIIVDGVLYGVTPTVQAFALDAATGKEIWRFGDPLKVWHSTSRGVTYWQSKEATGEPDKRILYTVGSMLYALDARTGKPIVSFGENGRADLHTGLGEQAKDKFVISNTPGTLFEDLLIMPMRLSEGADAAPGYIQAFNVRTGKLAWTFHTIPQPGEYGYDTWPKQTYKNTDVGGANNWSGMSVDRPRGIVYVPTGSAAFDFYGGNRKGQNLFANCLLALDARTGKRLWHFQAVHHDIWDRDFPAPPNLLTVTQNGKKIDAVAQITKSGHVFVFDRVTGKPLFPIRETPVPKSDIPGEEAWPTQPLPLRPAPFARQTFSERDLNPYSEDRDSLLARFRRSRGGIFQPLSRQGTFVFPGLDGGGEWGGAATDPEGILYVNANEAAWLIAMQETPRQDALAHLSAGNRLYTTNCSGCHGTDRKGNTASGYPSLVNISQRRERDYVTDLISHGKGMMPGFTQLSADDKRALVAFLFGDEKQEVTAAASAASKTPYVPFKISGYNKFLDSKGLSGIAPPWGTLNAINLNTGEYVWKIPLGEEKELAAKGIRNTGTENYGGPVVTAGGLLFIAATKDEKFRAFDKKTGKLLWETMLPAAGFATPATYQVGGKQYVVIACGGAKLGARKGNQYVAFALP; from the coding sequence ATGAAACGCCTGCTTCTTCCGCTTGCAACGCTGACCGCTCTGGCGCTTGGCTGGTCGCAATTCCACCAGAATCCGACCGACACTAAACCGAATGATTATACCAACTGGGGTGAATACCTCGGCGGCCCCGACCGGAGCCACTACTCCGCCCTGACGCAGATTACGCCGGAAAATGTCGGCAAGCTTAAAGTCGCCTGGACTTATGCCGCACCTGACAGCGGCCAGATTCAGACGAATCCGATTATTGTAGACGGGGTACTGTATGGCGTTACGCCCACCGTGCAGGCGTTTGCACTCGATGCGGCAACCGGCAAAGAAATCTGGCGATTTGGTGATCCACTCAAGGTCTGGCACAGTACCAGCCGGGGTGTAACGTACTGGCAATCGAAGGAGGCAACCGGCGAACCGGACAAGCGGATTCTTTATACGGTCGGCTCAATGCTCTACGCACTGGACGCCCGGACTGGGAAGCCGATTGTGAGTTTCGGCGAGAATGGCCGCGCCGACCTGCACACGGGCCTGGGCGAACAGGCCAAAGACAAGTTCGTGATTTCGAATACCCCCGGCACCCTATTCGAAGACCTGCTGATCATGCCCATGCGTCTGTCCGAAGGGGCCGACGCAGCGCCGGGCTACATTCAGGCGTTCAACGTTCGGACCGGCAAGCTGGCCTGGACGTTCCATACCATTCCGCAGCCCGGCGAGTATGGCTACGATACCTGGCCAAAGCAGACGTATAAGAATACGGACGTGGGCGGAGCCAACAACTGGTCGGGGATGTCCGTCGACCGGCCGCGCGGGATTGTGTACGTACCAACTGGCTCGGCGGCTTTCGACTTTTACGGCGGCAACCGCAAAGGCCAGAACCTGTTTGCCAACTGCCTGCTGGCGCTCGACGCCCGGACCGGCAAGCGGCTGTGGCACTTCCAGGCCGTTCACCACGACATCTGGGACCGCGATTTTCCGGCTCCACCAAACCTGCTGACCGTAACTCAGAACGGCAAAAAGATTGACGCCGTGGCCCAGATCACCAAGTCGGGGCACGTATTCGTGTTCGACCGCGTAACCGGCAAACCTCTGTTTCCCATCAGGGAAACCCCCGTCCCCAAATCCGATATTCCCGGCGAAGAAGCCTGGCCTACGCAGCCCCTGCCCCTACGCCCAGCGCCCTTTGCCCGGCAGACGTTCAGCGAACGGGATTTGAACCCCTATTCGGAAGACCGTGACTCGCTGCTGGCGCGGTTTCGGCGCAGCCGCGGTGGCATATTCCAGCCACTGAGCCGACAGGGAACGTTTGTGTTTCCGGGTCTCGACGGCGGGGGCGAATGGGGTGGTGCCGCCACCGATCCCGAGGGAATTCTTTACGTCAACGCGAATGAAGCGGCCTGGCTGATTGCCATGCAGGAAACACCCCGTCAGGACGCCCTGGCGCATCTCAGCGCTGGCAACCGGCTCTACACGACCAATTGCTCCGGCTGCCACGGCACCGACCGTAAAGGGAACACGGCCAGCGGCTACCCATCGTTGGTCAACATCAGCCAACGGCGCGAACGCGATTACGTTACGGATTTGATCAGTCATGGCAAAGGTATGATGCCCGGCTTCACCCAGTTATCCGCCGATGATAAACGGGCGCTGGTCGCGTTTCTGTTCGGTGACGAGAAGCAGGAAGTGACGGCCGCAGCCTCGGCCGCCAGCAAGACGCCTTACGTTCCCTTCAAAATTTCGGGCTATAACAAATTTCTGGACAGCAAGGGGCTGTCGGGTATTGCGCCCCCCTGGGGCACACTCAATGCCATCAACCTGAACACGGGCGAGTACGTCTGGAAGATTCCCCTCGGCGAAGAAAAAGAACTGGCGGCTAAGGGCATCCGCAACACCGGTACCGAAAACTACGGCGGGCCGGTCGTAACGGCGGGCGGCCTGCTGTTTATCGCAGCCACGAAAGACGAGAAGTTCAGGGCCTTCGACAAAAAAACGGGTAAGCTCCTCTGGGAAACTATGCTTCCGGCGGCTGGTTTCGCTACGCCTGCTACCTATCAGGTCGGCGGTAAACAATACGTCGTCATCGCCTGCGGTGGAGCCAAACTGGGTGCCAGGAAAGGGAATCAATACGTAGCCTTTGCGCTGCCGTAA
- a CDS encoding TIGR04283 family arsenosugar biosynthesis glycosyltransferase, whose protein sequence is MRSMLSVSIIIPTLNEERTLPRALRLLQRLCPEPIEIIVADGGSTDRTVQLIDAIRPCFRSLRVVRCRQAGRACQMNAGAAKASGDILCFLHADTALPDDALAVMQRTLADARTSAGGFISLMRGPSSTRWVTSLHNYLKTYYAPLLFRPHLFLFRGARLLFGDQVIFCRREQFMSVGGYTDTMPIMEEADLLLKLIRFGRVRQVNRVVESSDRRVAKWGFWKANGIFLVIGFLWGVGYPPDKLKRWFEDIR, encoded by the coding sequence ATGAGGTCTATGCTCAGCGTCTCCATCATCATTCCTACTCTCAACGAAGAACGGACTTTACCCCGCGCACTACGACTACTCCAGCGACTCTGCCCCGAGCCGATTGAAATTATCGTCGCCGACGGCGGCAGTACCGACCGCACGGTTCAGCTAATTGACGCCATACGGCCGTGTTTCCGGTCGCTGCGCGTAGTCCGCTGCCGCCAGGCGGGCCGGGCCTGCCAGATGAACGCCGGAGCTGCCAAAGCGTCCGGCGATATTCTTTGTTTTTTACATGCCGACACCGCCCTGCCCGACGATGCCCTGGCCGTTATGCAGCGGACTCTGGCAGACGCCAGAACATCGGCGGGCGGGTTTATTTCCCTTATGCGCGGCCCCAGCAGTACGCGCTGGGTCACCTCCCTGCATAATTACCTCAAAACCTATTACGCCCCCCTCCTCTTCCGGCCCCATCTGTTTCTGTTCAGGGGTGCCCGGCTGCTGTTTGGCGATCAGGTTATTTTCTGCCGACGGGAGCAGTTTATGTCCGTTGGCGGGTACACCGATACCATGCCGATCATGGAGGAAGCCGACCTGCTGCTCAAACTTATTCGCTTTGGCCGTGTGCGTCAGGTAAACCGCGTGGTTGAATCCTCAGATCGGCGCGTGGCTAAATGGGGATTCTGGAAAGCCAACGGTATTTTCCTGGTCATCGGCTTTCTCTGGGGCGTAGGTTATCCGCCCGACAAACTCAAACGGTGGTTTGAGGATATCCGGTAA
- a CDS encoding response regulator transcription factor: protein MATVLLIEDDSALGLIVRDSLTVRGFTVLYAADGEAGLALFQQEQPDIVVADVMMPHLDGFSLTQQIRQTNPDVPIMFLTARSQTTDVVRGFELGGNDYLKKPFSLDELIVRINALLRRRAAPQSGVSEAEWVRIGRYQFDASKQKLSLDGRAILLSHREAELLRHLYEQRNQVLERNAVLLELWGDNSFFNGRSLDVFITKLRRHLRDDSSIQIVNVRGIGYKLIL from the coding sequence ATGGCAACCGTCTTGTTAATCGAAGATGATTCTGCGTTGGGACTGATTGTCAGGGATAGCCTGACGGTGCGGGGGTTTACCGTGCTGTATGCCGCCGACGGTGAGGCTGGACTGGCTCTGTTTCAGCAGGAGCAACCCGATATTGTCGTTGCCGATGTCATGATGCCCCATCTGGATGGCTTTTCGCTCACCCAGCAAATTCGCCAGACTAATCCTGACGTACCGATTATGTTTCTGACGGCCCGTTCGCAAACAACCGATGTGGTACGCGGCTTTGAACTGGGCGGCAACGATTACCTGAAAAAGCCCTTTAGCCTCGATGAACTGATCGTCCGAATCAACGCGCTCCTCCGCCGTAGGGCTGCTCCCCAGTCGGGCGTTTCAGAAGCCGAATGGGTCCGGATTGGCCGCTATCAGTTCGACGCATCCAAACAAAAGCTCTCGCTCGATGGACGGGCGATTCTCCTGTCGCATCGCGAAGCCGAATTGCTGCGTCACTTATACGAGCAGCGGAATCAGGTGCTGGAACGAAACGCCGTTTTACTGGAACTCTGGGGCGACAACAGTTTTTTCAATGGCCGGAGCCTGGATGTGTTTATCACCAAACTCCGTCGCCACCTCCGCGATGATTCCTCCATCCAGATCGTTAATGTGCGAGGAATAGGCTATAAACTGATTCTGTAA